A window of the Lepus europaeus isolate LE1 chromosome 5, mLepTim1.pri, whole genome shotgun sequence genome harbors these coding sequences:
- the S100A16 gene encoding protein S100-A16 translates to MAEEGYTELEKAVVVLVENFYKYVSKHSLVKNKISKSSFRKMLQKELNHMLTDTGNRKAADKLIQNLDANHDGRISFDEYWTLIGGITCPIANLIRQQEQQCSP, encoded by the exons atggctgaAGAGGGCTACACGGAGCTGGAGAAGGCTGTAGTGGTCCTGGTGGAGAACTTCTACAAATACGTGTCCAAGCACAGCCTGGTCAAGAACAAGATCAGCAAGAGCAGCTTCCGCAAGATGCTGCAGAAGGAGCTGAACCACATGCTGACG GACACAGGGAACCGGAAGGCCGCCGACAAGCTCATCCAGAACCTGGACGCCAACCACGACGGGCGCATCAGCTTCGATGAGTACTGGACCTTAATAGGCGGCATCACCTGCCCCATCGCCAACCTCATCCGCCAGCAGGAGCAGCAGTGCAGCCCCTAG